The sequence TCTTACTTTCATATGATCCATGTagcttatttattattaatgcTAATCACGTtatccatcatcatcatcatcatttttatCAACACTAATGACAACATCAACGGTCATATTATTAGTTATGTCAAAGCTCTATGTATGCAGTGGTTTCGAATTTGTGAATTTGAGTACGTGAAGGATTAAGATATTTTAGAACTTTTAggttaacttttttatttttaagaaaacagaAGGAGCTTTAAGGTTAACTTTATCATTCggtttttaaaacttcatttatCCATTCCGACGTGAGTAGATTAGATTTTATtgcaatataaaaaatttagcaaacgCTGATAGTTGAGTTGACGTCTATTTAAACTTGAGGATgtaacaaaatcaaatcaaatatgaaaaataatttataagatttaaaaaaattatagtaaaatagTCAACTAATTTGTAATTCTCTAACCctatctcaaaagaaaaaaagaaaaagaaaaaggaaaagaaaaaaaaaaagcagttcTGATCCAAATTTGGATATGGATACACCGGCAAACTCTGAATACTTCTATCACAAGTAAAACATTGTACTACACAGTAGAGTAGTGGACTCAGTCCACAGTTCACACCAGACTAGACCACGAAATTTACTGAAGAAAACGTAAATTTATCGCGAGTCTCGTGAATTTAAAGTTGGGTGGATAAGATAAGAAAGATACCTAGTTTTGTTTTCATTTCCAATAAAATTTtagcaaaagagaaaaaagaaaagtaaagtgTAGAGATCTGAGTCTGACACAGCCTTTTCATTtatctatctatctctctctcttttctcaacGGACACAGGACAATGCTTTGGAACCAACGGAGCGGACTCGATAAATGGCGGACTCCAATTTTAGAGTTTAGCTAGATTTAAGGAACGTGTTTGAGGTCCGTGTTCTTTTAAACTTTACTACGTTTTAGTAACATTCTACTTTCCAAGgcggttttgtttttgttgtctcAGTTAGacacagaaagagagagaaagagaaagagagagagagagagagagagagagagagtaactgAGACTGAGAGTCTTGGTGGCtggtgtgagagagagagagagagagagagagagacagaaaaATATGGTGAAATCTACCTCATGCTTCAAAATAATCACCTGCGGTAGCGATTCAAAGGACAAGGATGATCTCGAGGTCTCCGAGGTACCTGATTGGTTTCAGTCTTCTTTGTTTTCGTTGACTTTCTTTCTGTTGTGATTTGGTTTGGTGTTCTTGTTAGATTTGTATTGGTTACAAAAATGCTATTATTGGAAAGtttgtagtatttttttaagatcTGAGAAGTCAAATCAAATTAAACTGAGTTTCAGTGCAACTGTGTGATTGAATTAAAGCCGAGCTTttgatttcttcttatatatgtatatattaagatCTGAGGGATTTCTTGTTTCTGATTTGGTTTATTCAGTAATTAAGCAATGatgattctgattttttttatttaaaaaataaataaaatttgatgcAGTGTGTTTGGACTTACTATTTTTACTAGCATTATGAGTAATTGAGTTCTTACAATCAGTTCTTTGTTGGTTTAGCACAAATGCTTGTTCACAATGAAGCAGTTATATTCATTAAGATTGCTGAATAGTGAAGCACATTATGTTGATCCTGCTTGTCATTtacagaaagaaagagagaattttttttaaaaaaaatactggaAGATTCATATTGCAGTGTGTAGTTGATTTGGTATCAATAATTGgacaaagaaaaagcaaaaaaggtGTGAGTGAAATCACATTGGAAGAGTACAATGTGTTTGAAAGATTTATGCGACGAAAGATAGAGATGGGTTCATTCGTACAATTATCAATTGACTTGATACATTTGCAGATCTTGCAaatttttataatgtttttctGAGAACTGTCTTTTTCCTACTCTTATCAAGTTTTCCTGAAGCCATTTTCCAATGAAGTAGTGTTGCGAGGTCATAATTCATATAGATTGGAACTTAGTGCTATTAATGGACAGAGCAATAAGAGGAGGGCAGtcagttttatgtgtgtgtattgtgtTGTGTTGAATTGTGTTATTTGTGCTTCACTCCAGGCCAAGGGTTCAAGTGACAAACGTGGGTGGAGTTTCCGGAAGAGGTCTGCCCGGCATCGAGTGCTTAGCAACACTGTTATCTCAGAAACCCCCTCCTCTGCAAATAAGGAGAGCCCAGAAGATGTTAATATTAACTATCAACAACCAGCCAACTCTACTGTTCTGGAGAAAATTTCAGTGATACAATCAATAGATGAGAAACCCCAGCTGTCGACTTCAGTGGAAACAAAAGTAATTGAGACAGTGGTTCCtactgaaaatgaaaataagcttGATGTATGCAAAGAGGAGTCTGTTATTATTGTCGAAAATAAGCTTGATGTATGCAAAGAGGAGTCTGTTATTATTGTCGAAAATAAGCTTGATGTATACGCAGAGGAGTCTGTTGTTATTGTCATCCAGGCTGCTATCAGAGGGTTTCTGGTAGTCTCTTTGTCTTAACTGTATGAGTGCAAAACTTGCTAGGTTGGTATCCATACttacctttctttttattaaaaaccattttccAGGGTCAGATAATGCTGTTGAAGCTTAAGAATGTTGTTAAATTGCAAGCTGCTGTTCGTGGGTATCTGGTTCGAAGTCATGCTGTGGGAACCCTACGTTGTGTTCAAGCCATTGCCAAAATGCAAGCTCTTGTTCGTGCCCGCCGTGCTCGTTTGTCTCTAGAGGGTTCATATCCAGAAAATAAATTAGGTGGGAAGCATGAGAACAATACCGATACTTCAAAGACCTGGGTAATGCTACTGGAATCTTACTCAGTATATTTCGAAATTCAAACCATATAGGGTTGAtgaggctttttattttttatatgacttgagatagaatagaatggaggaaaagaatacatTTAACTGATCCTaactaatttgttgaggattcatagctgaccccaaaattttgggattaaggcttgctgttgttgttgtagtaTTCTTGTTCATATTGGTTTGACAATCGGCTATAATCTATATACTGGCTATCAACCTCAGAAACTCCCTCTGTAAAAATGTTGATCTGTTATGATAACAATATCTCAACTtgctaaataaataaacaaaataaaagagtcaGGGATTCCTTTTGTAAAAGtgtttaataaattattataagttataaccatTCTTGAAATGTCACTTGCCTAATAAATAAACGCATAAAAGAAGTCACTGCCCCCTTTGTAAAAATGCTAATCTATTACAATAACTATATCTTGAAATATTACCCTCTAAAGAAATAAATGGAAACAAAAGTTAGTGCTTCAAACTCTGCTTGTtcaatataataattttctagagaagggggagggggagggggagggtaGGTTTCAATACCCAAACAATttcaagctttaaaaaaaaaagatctaaaaggGTGAGCAAATTAATAAAGATTTGTGTAGACATGCAAATATTACCTATGGAACAAtgtagaatgaaaaaaaatcagagtGAGATGCTTTTTGTGATTGTGCAGACATGCAAATATTGCCTATGCCTTTTGGAACAATCAAATAGCCTTTGTTGCAGTTCATAGGCATTCACCACCTATCAATCGCTGCCAGGATTTCACATAATAGTGGGATAATGTCCCCCTGAGCTTTCATCTTACTAGGTAGTACTTGAATGAAAAGATAGATTGAATAATGTTTTAGAAACTAAGTAATATCATTAATCTACTTTAGAGTCTAAAATTTTCATGAAGTGTTGTAAACTATCAACGGTATCATTAATGGTGAGTATCACAGGGTAAGTTAGGGATTCATAATTGACCCATTACTGAATCTTGTTTACTGTTGGAGCTTGGTTTATTGCCAATTTATTGGATGCTAGGCAATGTATTCTTATCCTTTTAATAAGCAACAATTACCGTTATCACATGTTTAGACAACCTTGCCTGGTTATTCCATTTTACAGGAGAAGGAAAAATTAGCAATGGAATCTAATGTAACATACACTTCCATTGAGAAGCTGCTAAGCAATGGTTTTGCCCGTCAGGTATGACAATATTTCTTTCTGCTGTTTTATAGTCTTGTCAGCCTATTTATTCTTACAAATGTATAGCCTGACTAAATTGAttacttttcaaaattaaagctGTTGGAATCAAGACCAAAGACCAAACCTATCCATGTTAAGTGTGATCCTTCTAAACATGATTCTGCTTGGAAGTGGTTGGAGAGGTGGATGTCTGTTTCTTCACCAGATATTGTTGAGTCAAAGAAAGCAGAGCCAATTACAGAAAAACAGGAAAGAGAACAGGATGAGAACTTGGTGTCTCATTTTGAAACTGAAATTCCATCTGAAGTATCTCCTGAGTCAAAGGACGCTGAGTCCAACAATAGGGAATCACTGGTGCCATCCGAAAGCGAAGATAATCTGATTACTTATGATCCCAACGACTTCAACTTTCAGGCATACAATCCTACCTCTTTGTCAGAAGATGATTTAGATCAGCCTCGGCCTGAAAGCACAAATACATCTGATGCAAAAGAAACCTTGTTGGACATGATTTCTCTTCCAAATCAAAGTACTCAAGCAGATTCAAATTCTCAAGTGGAGTTCAATTTTCTTCCTTTGAAGCCTGAAACAGAAACTGAACAGCCAAAACGCTCTATGAAGAGACTTGCCTCAGAACAGTTGGACACTGAAGAGAAGAAGTGTGTATTTGGATCAAGAAAGCCGAGCAATCCTGCATTTATTGCTGCCCAGTCGAAATTCGAAGAGCTTAGTACAATTACCAGTGCAGGTAAAGATGCTGAAGTTGAATCACATATAGACACAACTCTGTCTGGAGTAAGTACTGTAATCAGGACAAAGGAGCTCGGTATAGCAGAAAATTCAACCCCTCACAGTTCAAGGGTTCAAGTAGGTGGCTCTGAATGTGGCACTGAACTCTCTATTTCTTCTACCCTTGATTCGCCTGACATATATGAAGTTGGAGCACCGGAGTGTGAGCATGAAGCCAAAGTTTTAGAGGATGGAATTGACAATCCAAACAGCATGAAAAACATGGATGTTGAATCCAAGGATGAATCTTCCGTCTCAATATCTAACTTATCTACCTGTGTCTTGGATAAGCCAGAGAATCTTGGTGATGTCAATGGTGAATCTGTAAATCTAATTGTGACTACGGACACCCCACTGATAGAGCCTAAGCTGGAGAAGGATGCATCAGCTGATCTGCAGAGACAGCCGGACTCTGTGACAGGTCATCAACCATACCGGACATCTCCAGAAGCTTCTCCCAGAAGCCATATAACTGTGCCTGAATCTCATGGGACGCCTTCTAGTCAGGTATCTGTgaaatctaaaaagaaaagaagtgatAAGAGTGGATCCAACCAAAAGCCTAGATCCCTG is a genomic window of Quercus lobata isolate SW786 chromosome 2, ValleyOak3.0 Primary Assembly, whole genome shotgun sequence containing:
- the LOC115974457 gene encoding protein IQ-DOMAIN 32 translates to MVKSTSCFKIITCGSDSKDKDDLEVSEAKGSSDKRGWSFRKRSARHRVLSNTVISETPSSANKESPEDVNINYQQPANSTVLEKISVIQSIDEKPQLSTSVETKVIETVVPTENENKLDVCKEESVIIVENKLDVCKEESVIIVENKLDVYAEESVVIVIQAAIRGFLGQIMLLKLKNVVKLQAAVRGYLVRSHAVGTLRCVQAIAKMQALVRARRARLSLEGSYPENKLGGKHENNTDTSKTWEKEKLAMESNVTYTSIEKLLSNGFARQLLESRPKTKPIHVKCDPSKHDSAWKWLERWMSVSSPDIVESKKAEPITEKQEREQDENLVSHFETEIPSEVSPESKDAESNNRESLVPSESEDNLITYDPNDFNFQAYNPTSLSEDDLDQPRPESTNTSDAKETLLDMISLPNQSTQADSNSQVEFNFLPLKPETETEQPKRSMKRLASEQLDTEEKKCVFGSRKPSNPAFIAAQSKFEELSTITSAGKDAEVESHIDTTLSGVSTVIRTKELGIAENSTPHSSRVQVGGSECGTELSISSTLDSPDIYEVGAPECEHEAKVLEDGIDNPNSMKNMDVESKDESSVSISNLSTCVLDKPENLGDVNGESVNLIVTTDTPLIEPKLEKDASADLQRQPDSVTGHQPYRTSPEASPRSHITVPESHGTPSSQVSVKSKKKRSDKSGSNQKPRSLSGGKKSPSNPNHDSGSRGSVEQLPREEKNGKRRNSFGSAKSDPIDQEPIESNTNSSLPHFMQATESARAKLQANFSPRSSPDVQDRDSYIKKRHSLPGANGRQGSPRILRSTSQAQQSAKGNVTYQHERKWQR